The Mercenaria mercenaria strain notata chromosome 8, MADL_Memer_1, whole genome shotgun sequence genome has a segment encoding these proteins:
- the LOC123566729 gene encoding IQ domain-containing protein H-like isoform X8 translates to MMTDIEHRPEDVGQILIKVQDDIRQLRENLTNKGDGKGITIEELENALNKTEKGLQQKAEQMLSQLNNQVQTLPSADAIQAPGFMALESTWDLKKQTRGQHRIEMSQAYVPREKLRQPQPAGALLPLRKGEPTQLQGLSPGQQSKQTLALRAVYNPHSQQNRPVMNENFGIMLPLIPQSKEKKPPPKPVMGSTIEPLAVLPKANRVDAQLAPPPITEDDARKGILSLIERGLIPPAAQLTLDPSPVKNRMVPLHNPEDRNKPPCTPEIAPTLAGVKLDLVTKNYESATETMAKMPVIPPHPQSVNSLGLSRTTSGKTRTTSAASSQKAKTPATMKTYEMPIQPLQQPHRKKFLLIKIPNSRPPPTTPASGDFKMISHRFAVQNGRIRDTSSEFLSFKQHYCLTWGSIVTVLKHLEKMLNNFAVPVAFINGDRLADLAEEFELERPPSIDDLLSCIVNRDDVENIIFKPGRRFKGPNGRDIASAKIQATWKMYRERSTYLEYRRRKWAAGVIAISWIMHIKMAKVRQQLKQVRLDNLENFRRRAKKFSMSWDRIKKSKRVIIHIPSLGLNQDIRDSIHDFGIRQNTQMSRLCDIRDPNVDVIFISPVPLSEETLQYYSKLLGLKSAIDSGNVEDQGEFSDRYKIIVPEAIKSFPTHRMCLSTLLKYSPQALFRVKNLIKGREAYMMTNVPHVDDLDIAQYLNVPIFAPEPEVAHLYSTKSGCQRIFASANVETPPGDHDVYTMGLLHECLAQLITENLNVKRWLFKLDDEFDGRGIAYCDVTEHLKCFTWAQKEEKRYGDKWSKKWAQEPVFIKILAEIEDVLKNHACPVNTKVYPTWDKFLQSFLSQGGVIEACPPSDSITTLTVDMLIEPNGAVSIVSCGDQIHAESPFSCWGVSIPQSSVEPDVLNVACYNIAESCKRRGIMGYFAIDFVTFIHPTTMEQKLWALDISLQYSDSLAMFYLMQFVSNGTLNTKTHVFDVPPPKQEAKKRRRRLHGQDEEQPPNTNRFGVMSTRLLHTNLSVVHYSVFFQMCRAHGIGYDIKEKQGTVFMLIDSFNREKLGMLAIGETLQGALASFARNMSVIHQEISAPNMQGDTNFSRAISDIEGILGTTIQNADEADEETEGSNESK, encoded by the exons gtACAAGACGATATTCGTCAGCTGAGGGAAAATCTCACAAATAAAGGAGATGGCAAAGGCATCACCATTGAGGAGTTGGAAAATGCCCTCAACAAAACTGAAAAAGGTCTACAG CAAAAAGCAGAGCAGATGCTTAGCCAGTTGAACAACCAGGTTCAGACCCTACCAAGTGCTGACGCCATTCAGGCACCAGGTTTTATGGCACTTGAGTCAACATGGGACCTGAAAAAGCAAACACGCGGACAGCACAGAATTGAAATGAGTCAAGCATATGTACCTAG AGAAAAACTAAGACAGCCTCAGCCAGCAGGTGCTCTTCTGCCCCTTCGTAAAGGTGAACCCACTCAGCTTCAGGGCTTGAGCCCAGGACAACAGAGCAAGCAGACCTTGGCCCTGAGGGCTGTGTACAACCCTCACAGTCAACAAAACAGACCTGTAATGAATGAAAACTTTGGAATAATGTTGCCATTGATTCCTCAGTCAAAggaaaaaaag CCACCACCTAAACCAGTAATGGGAAGTACCATAGAGCCACTTGCTGTCTTGCCCAAAGCCAACAGGGTCGATGCACAG CTTGCCCCACCACCGATCACAGAGGATGATGCCAGGAAGGGTATTCTCAGTTTGATAGAGAGGGGCCTCATCCCTCCTGCAGCACAGTTAACCCTTGACCCCTCCCCTGTGAAAAACAGGATGGTACCCTTGCATAACCCAGAGGATAGAAATAAACCGCCATGTACCCCAG AAATAGCCCCTACATTAGCTGgagtcaaacttgacctagtaacCAAGAACTACGAGTCTGCCACAGAAACCATGGCCAAGATGCCAGTGATTCCGCCACATCCTCAGTCAGTCAATAGCCTCGGTCTCAGCAGAACAACTTCGGGCAAGACTCGCACCACTTCTGCCGCTTCCAGTCAGAAAGCAAAGACCCCAGCCACAATGAAAACTTATGAGATGCCTATTCAGCCATTG CAGCAGCCGCACAGGAAG aaATTCTTATTAATAAAGATTCCAAATTCACGG CCTCCACCGACTACTCCAGCAAGTGGAGATTTCAAGATGATCTCACACAGGTTTGCCGTACAGAATGGAAGAATAAGGGATACATCATCTGAATTTTTGTCCTTCAAACAACACTACTGTTTGACCTGGGGAAG tattgttaCAGTATTGAAGCACTTGGAAAAGATGTTAAACAACTTTGCAGTTCCAGTTGCCTTTATTAATGGTGATAG GTTGGCAGATCTGGCAGAGGAATTTGAGCTGGAACGACCACCAAGTATAGATGATCTTCTTTCATGTATAGTGAACAGAGATGACGTAGAAAATATCATCTTTAAACCT GGAAGGAGGTTTAAGGGTCCAAATGGTCGGGATATTGCATCAGCTAAGATTCAAGCCACATGGAAAATGTACCGTGAAAGAAGCACGTACCTGGAGTATCGTCGTAGGAAGTGGGCCGCAGGTGTGATTGCAATATCATGGATCATGCACATCAAAATGGCAAAGGTTCGGCAACAGCTGAAACAGGTCAGATTGGACAACCTTGAGAACTTCAGGAGGAGAGCTAAG aaattttcaatGTCCTGGGATCGTATCAAGAAATCCAAGAGAGTCATTATCCATATACCATCACTAGGTCTTAACCAAGATATCCGAGACAGTATTCATGATTTTGGAATACGTCAGAATACACAGATGTCAAGACTGTGTGATATAAGAG aTCCGAATGTTGATGTGATATTTATATCACCTGTTCCGCTAAGTGAAGAAACATTGCAGTATTATTCGAAGCTGCTGGGTTTAAAGTCTGCCATAGACTCTGGGAATGTGGAAGATCAAGGGGAGTTTAGTGATAGATATAAAATTATAGTTCCAGAGGCTATCAAGAGTTTTCCA ACTCACAGAATGTGCCTTTCAACACTACTCAAGTACAGTCCACAAGCTTTATTTCGAGTGAAAAACCTGATCAAGGGACGAGAAGCTTACATGATGACTAATGTCCCGCATGTAGATGACCTTGACATTGCACAGTATCTCAATGTGCCAATATTTGCACCAGAACCAGAAGTAGCGCATTTATATTCGACCAAATCCGGTTGCCAGAGAATCTTTGCAAGTGCTAACGTTGAAACGCCCCCTGGTGATCATGATGTATACACAATGGGTCTG TTACATGAATGCCTAGCACAGCTGATAACAGAGAATCTGAATGTGAAACGATGGTTGTTTAAACTTGATGATGAGTTTGACGGACGTGGTATAGCTTACTGCGATGTTACAGAACATCTCAAATGTTTTACGTGGGCGCAGAAAGAAGAGAAACGATACGGCGACAAATGGTCTAAAAAATGGGCTCAG GAACCAGTATTTATAAAAATCTTGGCTGAAATAGAAGACGTATTGAAGAATCACGCCTGTCCTGTCAATACGAAAGTTTACCCAACTTGGGACAAGTTTCTACAGTCTTTTCTCAGTCAGg gtGGTGTTATCGAGGCATGTCCTCCATCAGACAGTATTACAACACTGACTGTTGATATGTTGATAGAGCCCAATGGTGCTGTCAGTATTGTAAGCTGTGGCGATCAAATTCATGCTGAATCTCCGTTCTCTTGCTGGGGAGTATCCATCCCACAATCCTCGGTGGAACCAGATGTTCTGAATGTAGCATGTTATAATATTGCCGAGTCATGCAAGAGAAGAGGAATTATGGGATATTTTGCAATTGACTTTGTAACATTTATTCATCCAACTACA ATGGAGCAGAAGTTATGGGCATTAGACATCAGTTTACAGTACAGCGATAGTCTGGCCATGTTTTATCTCATGCAATTTGTTAGTAACGGAACGTTGAACACAAAAACACACGTGTTTGATGTACCGCCACCTAAACAGGAAGCAAAGAAACGGAGGCGAAGATTACATGGACAGGATGAAGAA caacCTCCTAACACAAATAGGTTTGGTGTAATGAGTACACGTTTATTACATACAAACCTGTCAGTGGTGCATTACAGTGTGTTCTTCCAAATGTGCCGAGCCCACGGCATAGGATATGACATAAAG GAGAAACAAGGAACAGTATTCATGTTAATAGACAGTTTTAATAGAGAAAAATTAGGCATGTT AGCAATAGGTGAGACTTTGCAAGGTGCCTTAGCAAGTTTTGCCCGAAACATGTCTGTAATCCATCAAGAAATTTCAGCACCAAATATGCAAGGGGACACAAACTTCAGT
- the LOC123566729 gene encoding IQ domain-containing protein H-like isoform X6 translates to MSISNEGLPLLRAPLPGGDYKAKKFSGFQNFLPQIALVQDDIRQLRENLTNKGDGKGITIEELENALNKTEKGLQQKAEQMLSQLNNQVQTLPSADAIQAPGFMALESTWDLKKQTRGQHRIEMSQAYVPREKLRQPQPAGALLPLRKGEPTQLQGLSPGQQSKQTLALRAVYNPHSQQNRPVMNENFGIMLPLIPQSKEKKKSAQRALHLPVPPPKPVMGSTIEPLAVLPKANRVDAQLAPPPITEDDARKGILSLIERGLIPPAAQLTLDPSPVKNRMVPLHNPEDRNKPPCTPEIAPTLAGVKLDLVTKNYESATETMAKMPVIPPHPQSVNSLGLSRTTSGKTRTTSAASSQKAKTPATMKTYEMPIQPLPPPTTPASGDFKMISHRFAVQNGRIRDTSSEFLSFKQHYCLTWGSIVTVLKHLEKMLNNFAVPVAFINGDRLADLAEEFELERPPSIDDLLSCIVNRDDVENIIFKPGRRFKGPNGRDIASAKIQATWKMYRERSTYLEYRRRKWAAGVIAISWIMHIKMAKVRQQLKQVRLDNLENFRRRAKKFSMSWDRIKKSKRVIIHIPSLGLNQDIRDSIHDFGIRQNTQMSRLCDIRDPNVDVIFISPVPLSEETLQYYSKLLGLKSAIDSGNVEDQGEFSDRYKIIVPEAIKSFPTHRMCLSTLLKYSPQALFRVKNLIKGREAYMMTNVPHVDDLDIAQYLNVPIFAPEPEVAHLYSTKSGCQRIFASANVETPPGDHDVYTMGLLHECLAQLITENLNVKRWLFKLDDEFDGRGIAYCDVTEHLKCFTWAQKEEKRYGDKWSKKWAQEPVFIKILAEIEDVLKNHACPVNTKVYPTWDKFLQSFLSQGGVIEACPPSDSITTLTVDMLIEPNGAVSIVSCGDQIHAESPFSCWGVSIPQSSVEPDVLNVACYNIAESCKRRGIMGYFAIDFVTFIHPTTMEQKLWALDISLQYSDSLAMFYLMQFVSNGTLNTKTHVFDVPPPKQEAKKRRRRLHGQDEEQPPNTNRFGVMSTRLLHTNLSVVHYSVFFQMCRAHGIGYDIKEKQGTVFMLIDSFNREKLGMLAIGETLQGALASFARNMSVIHQEISAPNMQGDTNFSRAISDIEGILGTTIQNADEADEETEGSNESK, encoded by the exons gtACAAGACGATATTCGTCAGCTGAGGGAAAATCTCACAAATAAAGGAGATGGCAAAGGCATCACCATTGAGGAGTTGGAAAATGCCCTCAACAAAACTGAAAAAGGTCTACAG CAAAAAGCAGAGCAGATGCTTAGCCAGTTGAACAACCAGGTTCAGACCCTACCAAGTGCTGACGCCATTCAGGCACCAGGTTTTATGGCACTTGAGTCAACATGGGACCTGAAAAAGCAAACACGCGGACAGCACAGAATTGAAATGAGTCAAGCATATGTACCTAG AGAAAAACTAAGACAGCCTCAGCCAGCAGGTGCTCTTCTGCCCCTTCGTAAAGGTGAACCCACTCAGCTTCAGGGCTTGAGCCCAGGACAACAGAGCAAGCAGACCTTGGCCCTGAGGGCTGTGTACAACCCTCACAGTCAACAAAACAGACCTGTAATGAATGAAAACTTTGGAATAATGTTGCCATTGATTCCTCAGTCAAAggaaaaaaag AAATCAGCTCAGAGAGCTCTTCATTTACCAGTG CCACCACCTAAACCAGTAATGGGAAGTACCATAGAGCCACTTGCTGTCTTGCCCAAAGCCAACAGGGTCGATGCACAG CTTGCCCCACCACCGATCACAGAGGATGATGCCAGGAAGGGTATTCTCAGTTTGATAGAGAGGGGCCTCATCCCTCCTGCAGCACAGTTAACCCTTGACCCCTCCCCTGTGAAAAACAGGATGGTACCCTTGCATAACCCAGAGGATAGAAATAAACCGCCATGTACCCCAG AAATAGCCCCTACATTAGCTGgagtcaaacttgacctagtaacCAAGAACTACGAGTCTGCCACAGAAACCATGGCCAAGATGCCAGTGATTCCGCCACATCCTCAGTCAGTCAATAGCCTCGGTCTCAGCAGAACAACTTCGGGCAAGACTCGCACCACTTCTGCCGCTTCCAGTCAGAAAGCAAAGACCCCAGCCACAATGAAAACTTATGAGATGCCTATTCAGCCATTG CCTCCACCGACTACTCCAGCAAGTGGAGATTTCAAGATGATCTCACACAGGTTTGCCGTACAGAATGGAAGAATAAGGGATACATCATCTGAATTTTTGTCCTTCAAACAACACTACTGTTTGACCTGGGGAAG tattgttaCAGTATTGAAGCACTTGGAAAAGATGTTAAACAACTTTGCAGTTCCAGTTGCCTTTATTAATGGTGATAG GTTGGCAGATCTGGCAGAGGAATTTGAGCTGGAACGACCACCAAGTATAGATGATCTTCTTTCATGTATAGTGAACAGAGATGACGTAGAAAATATCATCTTTAAACCT GGAAGGAGGTTTAAGGGTCCAAATGGTCGGGATATTGCATCAGCTAAGATTCAAGCCACATGGAAAATGTACCGTGAAAGAAGCACGTACCTGGAGTATCGTCGTAGGAAGTGGGCCGCAGGTGTGATTGCAATATCATGGATCATGCACATCAAAATGGCAAAGGTTCGGCAACAGCTGAAACAGGTCAGATTGGACAACCTTGAGAACTTCAGGAGGAGAGCTAAG aaattttcaatGTCCTGGGATCGTATCAAGAAATCCAAGAGAGTCATTATCCATATACCATCACTAGGTCTTAACCAAGATATCCGAGACAGTATTCATGATTTTGGAATACGTCAGAATACACAGATGTCAAGACTGTGTGATATAAGAG aTCCGAATGTTGATGTGATATTTATATCACCTGTTCCGCTAAGTGAAGAAACATTGCAGTATTATTCGAAGCTGCTGGGTTTAAAGTCTGCCATAGACTCTGGGAATGTGGAAGATCAAGGGGAGTTTAGTGATAGATATAAAATTATAGTTCCAGAGGCTATCAAGAGTTTTCCA ACTCACAGAATGTGCCTTTCAACACTACTCAAGTACAGTCCACAAGCTTTATTTCGAGTGAAAAACCTGATCAAGGGACGAGAAGCTTACATGATGACTAATGTCCCGCATGTAGATGACCTTGACATTGCACAGTATCTCAATGTGCCAATATTTGCACCAGAACCAGAAGTAGCGCATTTATATTCGACCAAATCCGGTTGCCAGAGAATCTTTGCAAGTGCTAACGTTGAAACGCCCCCTGGTGATCATGATGTATACACAATGGGTCTG TTACATGAATGCCTAGCACAGCTGATAACAGAGAATCTGAATGTGAAACGATGGTTGTTTAAACTTGATGATGAGTTTGACGGACGTGGTATAGCTTACTGCGATGTTACAGAACATCTCAAATGTTTTACGTGGGCGCAGAAAGAAGAGAAACGATACGGCGACAAATGGTCTAAAAAATGGGCTCAG GAACCAGTATTTATAAAAATCTTGGCTGAAATAGAAGACGTATTGAAGAATCACGCCTGTCCTGTCAATACGAAAGTTTACCCAACTTGGGACAAGTTTCTACAGTCTTTTCTCAGTCAGg gtGGTGTTATCGAGGCATGTCCTCCATCAGACAGTATTACAACACTGACTGTTGATATGTTGATAGAGCCCAATGGTGCTGTCAGTATTGTAAGCTGTGGCGATCAAATTCATGCTGAATCTCCGTTCTCTTGCTGGGGAGTATCCATCCCACAATCCTCGGTGGAACCAGATGTTCTGAATGTAGCATGTTATAATATTGCCGAGTCATGCAAGAGAAGAGGAATTATGGGATATTTTGCAATTGACTTTGTAACATTTATTCATCCAACTACA ATGGAGCAGAAGTTATGGGCATTAGACATCAGTTTACAGTACAGCGATAGTCTGGCCATGTTTTATCTCATGCAATTTGTTAGTAACGGAACGTTGAACACAAAAACACACGTGTTTGATGTACCGCCACCTAAACAGGAAGCAAAGAAACGGAGGCGAAGATTACATGGACAGGATGAAGAA caacCTCCTAACACAAATAGGTTTGGTGTAATGAGTACACGTTTATTACATACAAACCTGTCAGTGGTGCATTACAGTGTGTTCTTCCAAATGTGCCGAGCCCACGGCATAGGATATGACATAAAG GAGAAACAAGGAACAGTATTCATGTTAATAGACAGTTTTAATAGAGAAAAATTAGGCATGTT AGCAATAGGTGAGACTTTGCAAGGTGCCTTAGCAAGTTTTGCCCGAAACATGTCTGTAATCCATCAAGAAATTTCAGCACCAAATATGCAAGGGGACACAAACTTCAGT
- the LOC123566729 gene encoding IQ domain-containing protein H-like isoform X7, whose translation MMTDIEHRPEDVGQILIKVQDDIRQLRENLTNKGDGKGITIEELENALNKTEKGLQQKAEQMLSQLNNQVQTLPSADAIQAPGFMALESTWDLKKQTRGQHRIEMSQAYVPREKLRQPQPAGALLPLRKGEPTQLQGLSPGQQSKQTLALRAVYNPHSQQNRPVMNENFGIMLPLIPQSKEKKKSAQRALHLPVPPPKPVMGSTIEPLAVLPKANRVDAQLAPPPITEDDARKGILSLIERGLIPPAAQLTLDPSPVKNRMVPLHNPEDRNKPPCTPEIAPTLAGVKLDLVTKNYESATETMAKMPVIPPHPQSVNSLGLSRTTSGKTRTTSAASSQKAKTPATMKTYEMPIQPLQQPHRKKFLLIKIPNSRPPPTTPASGDFKMISHRFAVQNGRIRDTSSEFLSFKQHYCLTWGSIVTVLKHLEKMLNNFAVPVAFINGDRLADLAEEFELERPPSIDDLLSCIVNRDDVENIIFKPGRRFKGPNGRDIASAKIQATWKMYRERSTYLEYRRRKWAAGVIAISWIMHIKMAKVRQQLKQVRLDNLENFRRRAKKFSMSWDRIKKSKRVIIHIPSLGLNQDIRDSIHDFGIRQNTQMSRLCDIRDPNVDVIFISPVPLSEETLQYYSKLLGLKSAIDSGNVEDQGEFSDRYKIIVPEAIKSFPTHRMCLSTLLKYSPQALFRVKNLIKGREAYMMTNVPHVDDLDIAQYLNVPIFAPEPEVAHLYSTKSGCQRIFASANVETPPGDHDVYTMGLLHECLAQLITENLNVKRWLFKLDDEFDGRGIAYCDVTEHLKCFTWAQKEEKRYGDKWSKKWAQEPVFIKILAEIEDVLKNHACPVNTKVYPTWDKFLQSFLSQGGVIEACPPSDSITTLTVDMLIEPNGAVSIVSCGDQIHAESPFSCWGVSIPQSSVEPDVLNVACYNIAESCKRRGIMGYFAIDFVTFIHPTTMEQKLWALDISLQYSDSLAMFYLMQFVSNGTLNTKTHVFDVPPPKQEAKKRRRRLHGQDEEQPPNTNRFGVMSTRLLHTNLSVVHYSVFFQMCRAHGIGYDIKEKQGTVFMLIDSFNREKLGMLAIGETLQGALASFARNMSVIHQEISAPNMQGDTNFSRAISDIEGILGTTIQNADEADEETEGSNESK comes from the exons gtACAAGACGATATTCGTCAGCTGAGGGAAAATCTCACAAATAAAGGAGATGGCAAAGGCATCACCATTGAGGAGTTGGAAAATGCCCTCAACAAAACTGAAAAAGGTCTACAG CAAAAAGCAGAGCAGATGCTTAGCCAGTTGAACAACCAGGTTCAGACCCTACCAAGTGCTGACGCCATTCAGGCACCAGGTTTTATGGCACTTGAGTCAACATGGGACCTGAAAAAGCAAACACGCGGACAGCACAGAATTGAAATGAGTCAAGCATATGTACCTAG AGAAAAACTAAGACAGCCTCAGCCAGCAGGTGCTCTTCTGCCCCTTCGTAAAGGTGAACCCACTCAGCTTCAGGGCTTGAGCCCAGGACAACAGAGCAAGCAGACCTTGGCCCTGAGGGCTGTGTACAACCCTCACAGTCAACAAAACAGACCTGTAATGAATGAAAACTTTGGAATAATGTTGCCATTGATTCCTCAGTCAAAggaaaaaaag AAATCAGCTCAGAGAGCTCTTCATTTACCAGTG CCACCACCTAAACCAGTAATGGGAAGTACCATAGAGCCACTTGCTGTCTTGCCCAAAGCCAACAGGGTCGATGCACAG CTTGCCCCACCACCGATCACAGAGGATGATGCCAGGAAGGGTATTCTCAGTTTGATAGAGAGGGGCCTCATCCCTCCTGCAGCACAGTTAACCCTTGACCCCTCCCCTGTGAAAAACAGGATGGTACCCTTGCATAACCCAGAGGATAGAAATAAACCGCCATGTACCCCAG AAATAGCCCCTACATTAGCTGgagtcaaacttgacctagtaacCAAGAACTACGAGTCTGCCACAGAAACCATGGCCAAGATGCCAGTGATTCCGCCACATCCTCAGTCAGTCAATAGCCTCGGTCTCAGCAGAACAACTTCGGGCAAGACTCGCACCACTTCTGCCGCTTCCAGTCAGAAAGCAAAGACCCCAGCCACAATGAAAACTTATGAGATGCCTATTCAGCCATTG CAGCAGCCGCACAGGAAG aaATTCTTATTAATAAAGATTCCAAATTCACGG CCTCCACCGACTACTCCAGCAAGTGGAGATTTCAAGATGATCTCACACAGGTTTGCCGTACAGAATGGAAGAATAAGGGATACATCATCTGAATTTTTGTCCTTCAAACAACACTACTGTTTGACCTGGGGAAG tattgttaCAGTATTGAAGCACTTGGAAAAGATGTTAAACAACTTTGCAGTTCCAGTTGCCTTTATTAATGGTGATAG GTTGGCAGATCTGGCAGAGGAATTTGAGCTGGAACGACCACCAAGTATAGATGATCTTCTTTCATGTATAGTGAACAGAGATGACGTAGAAAATATCATCTTTAAACCT GGAAGGAGGTTTAAGGGTCCAAATGGTCGGGATATTGCATCAGCTAAGATTCAAGCCACATGGAAAATGTACCGTGAAAGAAGCACGTACCTGGAGTATCGTCGTAGGAAGTGGGCCGCAGGTGTGATTGCAATATCATGGATCATGCACATCAAAATGGCAAAGGTTCGGCAACAGCTGAAACAGGTCAGATTGGACAACCTTGAGAACTTCAGGAGGAGAGCTAAG aaattttcaatGTCCTGGGATCGTATCAAGAAATCCAAGAGAGTCATTATCCATATACCATCACTAGGTCTTAACCAAGATATCCGAGACAGTATTCATGATTTTGGAATACGTCAGAATACACAGATGTCAAGACTGTGTGATATAAGAG aTCCGAATGTTGATGTGATATTTATATCACCTGTTCCGCTAAGTGAAGAAACATTGCAGTATTATTCGAAGCTGCTGGGTTTAAAGTCTGCCATAGACTCTGGGAATGTGGAAGATCAAGGGGAGTTTAGTGATAGATATAAAATTATAGTTCCAGAGGCTATCAAGAGTTTTCCA ACTCACAGAATGTGCCTTTCAACACTACTCAAGTACAGTCCACAAGCTTTATTTCGAGTGAAAAACCTGATCAAGGGACGAGAAGCTTACATGATGACTAATGTCCCGCATGTAGATGACCTTGACATTGCACAGTATCTCAATGTGCCAATATTTGCACCAGAACCAGAAGTAGCGCATTTATATTCGACCAAATCCGGTTGCCAGAGAATCTTTGCAAGTGCTAACGTTGAAACGCCCCCTGGTGATCATGATGTATACACAATGGGTCTG TTACATGAATGCCTAGCACAGCTGATAACAGAGAATCTGAATGTGAAACGATGGTTGTTTAAACTTGATGATGAGTTTGACGGACGTGGTATAGCTTACTGCGATGTTACAGAACATCTCAAATGTTTTACGTGGGCGCAGAAAGAAGAGAAACGATACGGCGACAAATGGTCTAAAAAATGGGCTCAG GAACCAGTATTTATAAAAATCTTGGCTGAAATAGAAGACGTATTGAAGAATCACGCCTGTCCTGTCAATACGAAAGTTTACCCAACTTGGGACAAGTTTCTACAGTCTTTTCTCAGTCAGg gtGGTGTTATCGAGGCATGTCCTCCATCAGACAGTATTACAACACTGACTGTTGATATGTTGATAGAGCCCAATGGTGCTGTCAGTATTGTAAGCTGTGGCGATCAAATTCATGCTGAATCTCCGTTCTCTTGCTGGGGAGTATCCATCCCACAATCCTCGGTGGAACCAGATGTTCTGAATGTAGCATGTTATAATATTGCCGAGTCATGCAAGAGAAGAGGAATTATGGGATATTTTGCAATTGACTTTGTAACATTTATTCATCCAACTACA ATGGAGCAGAAGTTATGGGCATTAGACATCAGTTTACAGTACAGCGATAGTCTGGCCATGTTTTATCTCATGCAATTTGTTAGTAACGGAACGTTGAACACAAAAACACACGTGTTTGATGTACCGCCACCTAAACAGGAAGCAAAGAAACGGAGGCGAAGATTACATGGACAGGATGAAGAA caacCTCCTAACACAAATAGGTTTGGTGTAATGAGTACACGTTTATTACATACAAACCTGTCAGTGGTGCATTACAGTGTGTTCTTCCAAATGTGCCGAGCCCACGGCATAGGATATGACATAAAG GAGAAACAAGGAACAGTATTCATGTTAATAGACAGTTTTAATAGAGAAAAATTAGGCATGTT AGCAATAGGTGAGACTTTGCAAGGTGCCTTAGCAAGTTTTGCCCGAAACATGTCTGTAATCCATCAAGAAATTTCAGCACCAAATATGCAAGGGGACACAAACTTCAGT